Proteins co-encoded in one Pelobates fuscus isolate aPelFus1 chromosome 5, aPelFus1.pri, whole genome shotgun sequence genomic window:
- the LOC134612348 gene encoding putative methyltransferase DDB_G0268948, protein MTDHLFKSKAFSSVYQQYMVPVSSDVMNLIFSYLKEKKSKPYDTAVDVGCGTGRYTMPLAKRFKKVIGVDISESQLEEAKQFCSLENVTFQVAAAENLPLDDASVDLVNAGLAAHWFNVEKFVHEAVRVLKPNGCLAVHAFVPIFKLQDGNNDAALNVVMKQCLDKISEFKYENNNIMHHQYEEVFNAIPLKDKKWVTDIPVVFEMSVEEIIGFFQSIYMYQEFLKHDKNEAIRFLMHLEQRFCDIIGDGSESALIKVHIKHYCVLACKSS, encoded by the coding sequence ATGACTGATCATTTATTTAAAAGCAAGGCCTTCTCATCCGTGTACCAGCAGTATATGGTTCCTGTGTCCAGTGACGTCATGAATCTGATTTTCTCATatttgaaggagaagaaaagtaaACCGTATGATACAGCAGTCGATGTTGGCTGCGGTACTGGGAGATATACAATGCCTCTAGCAAAAAGGTTCAAAAAGGTTATCGGTGTAGACATCAGTGAATCTCAGCTTGAGGAAGCCAAACAATTCTGTTCCTTGGAAAATGTAACTTTCCAGGTGGCTGCTGCTGAGAACTTACCCCTAGATGATGCATCTGTGGACCTTGTAAATGCAGGACTTGCTGCTCATTGGTTCAATGTGGAAAAATTTGTGCATGAAGCAGTTCGAGTTTTAAAGCCCAACGGCTGTCTGGCAGTTCATGCTTTTGTTCCAATTTTTAAATTACAAGATGGCAATAATGATGCAGCGCTAAATGTTGTTATGAAGCAGTGTTTAGACAAAATATCAGAATTCAAGTACGAAAACAACAATATTATGCATCACCAGTATGAAGAGGTGTTCAATGCTATACCATTAAAAGACAAGAAGTGGGTTACGGACATCCCCGTTGTATTTGAAATGTCTGTTGAAGAAATAATAGGATTTTTTCAGTCTATATACATGTATCAAGAATTCCTGAAACATGATAAAAATGAAGCCATCAGATTCCTGATGCATCTTGAACAGAGGTTTTGTGACATTATAGGAGATGGGTCTGAGTCAGCCCTCATTAAGGTCCATATCAAACACTATTGTGTCCTAGCCTGCAAATCATCATGA